The following coding sequences are from one Streptomyces dengpaensis window:
- a CDS encoding IS630 family transposase produces MAEPVRVRRLTDQEGRRLQQIVRRGSTSSVRYRRAMMLLASAGGNRVPVIAQLVQADDDTVRDVIHRFNEIGLACLDPQWAGGRPRLLSPDDENFVIQTATTRPAKLGQPFTRWSLRKLVAYLRKVHGRVIRIGRETLRGLLARRGVTFQRTKTWKESTDPERDAKLDRIEYVLENFPDRVFAFDEFGPLGIRPTGGACWAGQGRPDRVPATYHRTHGVTYFHGCYSIGDDTLWGVNRRRKGAANSLAALKSVRAARPDGAPIYVILDNLSAHKGTKIRRWAQKNKVELCFTPTNASWANPIEAHFGPLRQFTLANSHHPNHTVQTRELHAYLRWRNTNARHPDVLAAQRKERARIRSEKGIRWGGRALADAA; encoded by the coding sequence GTGGCTGAGCCTGTCCGTGTGCGCAGACTGACCGACCAGGAGGGGCGGCGTCTGCAGCAGATCGTGCGCCGTGGCAGTACGAGTTCGGTGCGCTATCGGCGGGCGATGATGCTGCTGGCCTCGGCCGGCGGGAACCGTGTGCCGGTGATCGCCCAGCTGGTGCAGGCCGACGACGACACCGTGCGCGATGTGATCCACCGGTTCAACGAGATCGGCCTGGCCTGCCTGGACCCTCAATGGGCGGGAGGCCGTCCCCGCCTGCTCAGCCCTGACGACGAGAACTTCGTCATCCAGACGGCCACCACCCGCCCCGCCAAGCTCGGCCAGCCCTTCACCCGCTGGTCGCTGCGCAAACTCGTCGCCTACCTGCGCAAAGTCCACGGCCGGGTGATCCGAATCGGCCGCGAGACCTTACGCGGCCTGCTCGCCCGCCGCGGCGTGACCTTCCAGCGGACCAAGACCTGGAAGGAGTCCACCGACCCTGAGCGCGACGCCAAGCTCGACCGGATCGAGTACGTCCTGGAGAACTTCCCCGACCGCGTATTCGCTTTTGACGAGTTCGGCCCGCTGGGCATCCGCCCCACCGGGGGAGCCTGCTGGGCCGGGCAGGGCCGCCCCGACCGAGTCCCGGCGACCTACCACCGCACCCACGGCGTCACCTACTTCCACGGCTGCTACTCGATCGGCGACGACACCTTGTGGGGCGTCAACCGCCGTCGCAAGGGAGCGGCCAACAGCCTGGCCGCACTCAAGTCCGTCCGGGCCGCCCGCCCGGACGGCGCCCCGATCTACGTGATCCTGGACAACCTCTCCGCGCACAAGGGCACGAAGATCCGCCGGTGGGCGCAGAAGAACAAGGTCGAGCTGTGCTTCACCCCGACCAACGCCTCCTGGGCCAACCCGATCGAGGCGCACTTCGGGCCACTGCGGCAGTTCACCCTCGCCAACTCCCACCATCCGAACCACACAGTCCAGACCCGTGAGCTGCACGCATACCTGCGCTGGCGCAACACCAACGCCCGCCACCCCGACGTCCTGGCCGCCCAACGCAAAGAACGCGCCCGCATCCGCAGCGAGAAAGGCATCCGCTGGGGCGGACGCGCCCTCGCCGACGCGGCCTGA
- a CDS encoding AMP-dependent synthetase/ligase, which produces MHQSDLPPPATTPLQGGLADSLLETAHRTPHLPQIARRLDASSPVWVPVTAVELWDEVSDLARGLVVSGLRPGDRVAIMARTRYEWTVLCHALWSVGAEVVPIYPTSSHDQVGWILKDAHCVAVVVEDEQGAMTVGSACAELPFLRHVWQLDTGALSHLADRGQAIPATTVDSLRRIVLPDSTAVIAYTSGTTAHPRGCALTHRNVASLCDTLLAGWRQTTAPPGEQPAILAFLPFSHVYGLLVQGICLRGGVLMGHEPDLRVEALSAAFRSFRPTFLFAVPFVFEKIYKNFLRTAQQTGRGALFERAVRTAQDFAAAEERHRLGAGPGPGFDLRLQHSLYEKTVYKKLRATLGGRVCGAVSGGSPLNRELALFYAGIGIFVHDGYGLTETSGGITAQPVGRGKIGTVGQPLPGTEVHVADDGEIFVWGPSVFQGYINDVQANQETFHNGWLATGDIGRLDSEGYLTITGRKKDIIITSGGKSVAPAALEERLRAHPLVHHAVVVGDNRPCVGALITLDPEFVAHWRASRAKGDTPVRDAREENELREEVRRAVGAANSTVSRSESIRVFRVLPELFDLSNGLLTPSMKLRRDEITRRFAAEIEAMYQGSSRVPREYATSEPSLWEDSDNVFR; this is translated from the coding sequence ATGCACCAGTCCGACCTTCCTCCACCGGCGACAACACCGCTGCAGGGGGGACTCGCCGACAGTCTCCTCGAAACGGCACACCGCACCCCTCACCTTCCGCAGATCGCGCGCCGCCTCGATGCCTCCTCCCCGGTCTGGGTGCCGGTGACCGCCGTCGAGTTGTGGGACGAGGTTTCCGACCTGGCGCGCGGGCTCGTCGTGTCGGGGTTACGCCCGGGCGACCGCGTGGCCATCATGGCGCGTACCCGCTACGAGTGGACCGTGCTCTGCCATGCGCTGTGGTCGGTGGGCGCGGAAGTCGTTCCGATCTACCCGACGTCGTCGCACGACCAGGTCGGGTGGATCCTCAAGGACGCGCACTGCGTCGCCGTGGTGGTCGAGGACGAGCAGGGCGCCATGACGGTCGGCTCGGCGTGTGCCGAGCTCCCGTTCCTGCGCCACGTCTGGCAGTTGGACACCGGGGCGCTGTCGCACCTGGCCGACCGGGGCCAGGCGATACCGGCGACGACGGTCGACTCGCTGCGCCGGATCGTGCTGCCCGATTCGACCGCGGTCATCGCCTACACGTCCGGCACGACGGCACACCCCAGGGGCTGCGCCCTGACGCATCGCAACGTGGCGAGCCTCTGCGACACGCTGCTCGCAGGCTGGAGACAGACGACGGCTCCTCCGGGAGAGCAGCCCGCCATCCTCGCCTTCCTCCCCTTCTCCCATGTGTACGGCCTCTTGGTCCAGGGGATCTGTCTGCGCGGCGGCGTCCTGATGGGACATGAACCCGATCTGCGGGTGGAGGCGCTCTCCGCGGCCTTCCGGTCCTTCCGGCCGACCTTCCTGTTCGCGGTTCCGTTCGTCTTCGAGAAGATCTACAAGAATTTTCTGCGAACGGCCCAGCAGACGGGCCGTGGGGCGCTGTTCGAGCGTGCCGTCCGCACCGCGCAGGACTTCGCCGCCGCCGAAGAGCGTCACCGCCTGGGCGCCGGTCCCGGCCCCGGCTTCGACCTGCGGCTGCAGCACTCCCTCTACGAGAAGACGGTGTACAAGAAGCTGCGCGCGACGCTGGGCGGGAGGGTGTGCGGCGCCGTGTCGGGTGGTTCGCCCCTGAACCGTGAACTCGCCCTCTTCTACGCGGGAATCGGGATCTTCGTGCACGACGGATACGGGCTGACGGAGACGAGCGGAGGCATCACGGCGCAGCCGGTGGGGCGGGGGAAGATCGGAACGGTCGGACAGCCCTTGCCGGGCACGGAGGTGCACGTGGCCGACGACGGGGAGATCTTCGTCTGGGGGCCCTCGGTCTTCCAGGGATACATCAATGACGTCCAGGCCAATCAGGAGACGTTCCACAACGGTTGGCTGGCCACCGGGGACATCGGCCGTCTGGACTCCGAGGGTTATCTGACCATCACCGGGCGCAAGAAGGACATCATCATCACGAGTGGCGGCAAGAGTGTGGCTCCCGCCGCTCTCGAGGAGCGCCTGCGGGCCCACCCGCTCGTCCATCATGCCGTGGTGGTGGGCGACAACCGGCCCTGCGTGGGGGCCCTCATCACGCTGGATCCCGAATTCGTCGCGCACTGGCGTGCGTCCCGGGCCAAGGGTGATACACCGGTCCGGGACGCGCGCGAGGAGAACGAACTGCGGGAGGAAGTCAGACGCGCGGTCGGCGCCGCCAACAGCACCGTGTCCCGCTCGGAATCCATTCGGGTGTTCCGCGTCCTCCCGGAGCTCTTCGATCTGTCCAACGGATTGCTCACGCCCTCGATGAAGTTGCGCCGCGATGAGATCACTCGGCGGTTCGCCGCCGAGATCGAGGCGATGTATCAGGGGTCGTCGCGGGTTCCGCGGGAGTACGCGACCAGTGAGCCGTCGCTCTGGGAGGACTCGGACAACGTTTTCCGGTGA
- a CDS encoding DUF6629 family protein produces the protein MCWSATADLAAGAGIAAVGVACVTQVRSWGDLPLAALPLLLGAHQIIESVVWDAGGGTGPATVAWAVIALPLLAVWVPAGVVCAVPGRARRRLTLPLASGLATAAALAYALATGPVTAEIRGHTVGYVIDLSHPELLVAGYLLATVGALLLSGDRGLLSLGALVAVGAVICWALWELEFVSTWCAFAAVSSVALLGWVRTRDTVAPAT, from the coding sequence ATGTGCTGGAGTGCGACGGCCGATCTGGCAGCAGGTGCCGGGATCGCCGCTGTCGGAGTGGCTTGTGTGACGCAGGTGCGCAGTTGGGGGGATCTCCCGCTGGCCGCGCTGCCGTTGCTGCTCGGAGCCCACCAGATCATCGAGTCCGTGGTCTGGGACGCGGGCGGAGGGACGGGTCCCGCCACCGTCGCCTGGGCTGTGATCGCCCTTCCGCTGCTGGCGGTGTGGGTGCCGGCGGGCGTGGTGTGCGCGGTGCCGGGGCGTGCCCGGCGCCGGCTGACGCTCCCGCTCGCGTCCGGCCTCGCGACCGCGGCGGCCCTCGCGTACGCCCTCGCCACCGGTCCCGTGACGGCCGAGATCCGCGGCCACACCGTCGGCTACGTCATCGACCTGTCCCACCCGGAACTGCTCGTCGCGGGCTACCTCCTCGCCACCGTCGGCGCGCTGCTGCTCTCCGGCGATCGCGGACTGCTGTCGCTCGGCGCCCTGGTGGCGGTGGGGGCGGTGATCTGCTGGGCGCTGTGGGAGCTGGAGTTCGTCTCGACGTGGTGCGCGTTCGCGGCGGTGAGCTCGGTGGCCCTGCTCGGATGGGTGCGTACGCGGGACACGGTGGCACCGGCGACCTGA
- a CDS encoding VOC family protein has product MKSYGNRHGGVVTSQSVFGAPCWVSLTTRDLRAAEDFYHAVLGWEWDSDSKMGEQYRIARVDKVPVAGLSEVDFVARTAVAWTAYFAVSSANETVARSQERGGTTAVGPISLPPGRAALLADRDGAVFGIWEGELVSGWETWRRAAPVFIRLHTRDAFDAALFYGEVLDWASSTPGCCEVRYEENEVVLRSQEQVVARIHSGAVGAAPDPTIRPHWQIHFAVSDVEACARAARAHGGTAHQQGVGSTEAVLSDPDGAHFTVTSKAAV; this is encoded by the coding sequence ATGAAGAGCTATGGAAACCGCCACGGTGGAGTCGTCACCAGTCAGTCGGTGTTCGGAGCGCCGTGCTGGGTCAGCCTGACCACACGCGACCTGCGGGCCGCGGAGGACTTCTACCACGCCGTACTGGGCTGGGAGTGGGACTCCGACAGCAAGATGGGCGAGCAGTACCGGATCGCCCGCGTCGACAAGGTCCCCGTCGCGGGGCTCTCAGAGGTGGACTTCGTGGCCAGGACGGCGGTCGCCTGGACCGCCTACTTCGCCGTGTCGAGTGCGAACGAGACGGTAGCCCGTAGCCAGGAGCGCGGGGGTACGACCGCGGTGGGCCCGATCTCACTGCCGCCGGGCCGGGCGGCACTGCTGGCCGACCGGGACGGGGCGGTCTTCGGTATCTGGGAGGGCGAACTGGTGTCCGGCTGGGAGACGTGGCGCCGCGCGGCACCCGTCTTCATACGGCTGCACACCCGCGACGCCTTCGACGCCGCCCTGTTCTACGGAGAGGTTCTGGACTGGGCATCCTCGACCCCCGGATGCTGCGAGGTCCGCTACGAGGAGAACGAGGTCGTCCTGCGCAGTCAGGAGCAGGTCGTGGCCAGGATCCACTCGGGCGCGGTGGGGGCGGCGCCCGATCCCACCATCCGGCCGCACTGGCAGATCCACTTCGCGGTCTCCGACGTGGAGGCCTGTGCCCGGGCCGCGCGAGCGCACGGCGGCACGGCCCATCAGCAGGGGGTCGGCTCGACGGAGGCGGTCCTCAGCGACCCCGACGGGGCGCACTTCACCGTGACCTCCAAGGCCGCCGTATAG
- a CDS encoding MFS transporter, whose protein sequence is MTVPVVAQAMALLGLYAGGRSQAVVVAMLMLLGASVGPFVMATQSEVLRVAPGRTEPALAANSAAFNAGVAAGALTGGALLSAIGVRGTFLVGGLLTLAALAVLTWPAHTRPEEVTPPTTRRNPRIGLQ, encoded by the coding sequence CTGACCGTGCCGGTAGTGGCCCAGGCCATGGCCCTGCTGGGCCTGTACGCGGGCGGGCGCAGCCAGGCGGTGGTGGTCGCCATGCTGATGCTGCTGGGGGCGTCGGTGGGCCCCTTCGTCATGGCCACGCAGAGTGAGGTGCTGCGCGTCGCGCCCGGGCGGACGGAGCCGGCCCTGGCGGCGAACTCGGCCGCCTTCAACGCGGGCGTCGCGGCGGGCGCGCTGACCGGAGGCGCCCTGCTGTCCGCCATCGGGGTGCGCGGAACCTTCCTGGTCGGGGGGCTGCTGACGCTCGCGGCGCTGGCGGTGCTGACGTGGCCGGCGCATACGCGCCCGGAGGAAGTCACCCCGCCCACGACGCGACGGAATCCGCGGATCGGGCTCCAATAG